The following are encoded together in the Proteiniphilum saccharofermentans genome:
- a CDS encoding L-rhamnose isomerase: MKEEQLKRAYEDAKAQYASLGVDVDQAIEKLNNLSISIHCWQADDVSGFENPDGELTGGIQATGNYPGKARTIEELRSDFEKVLTLIPGTHRISLHAIYGDFGGEFVDRDQIEPKHFQSWIDWAKKVGVKLDFNCTLFSHPKGESGYMISHFDPEIREFWKEHLRRCRRIAAEIGRQQGDPCIHNIWFPDGEKDKTVSRFAHRQLMKEALDDVFTEKISTDYLKDCVECKLFGIGSESYVVGSHEFYMGYAVKNNMMLTLDAGHFHPTESIADKISSMLLFVPELNLHVSRPERWDSDHVVILSDELLALTQEIVRSGHADRVHVGLDYFDASINRLGAYIVGIRATQKAMLQALLEPTRQLREFELQDKNFQRLAYLEELKSMPWNAVYNYYCQQQNVPVGDAYIQDVQEYEDQVTSKRV; this comes from the coding sequence ATGAAGGAAGAACAACTTAAAAGAGCGTATGAAGATGCAAAGGCACAATACGCATCGCTGGGAGTGGATGTTGACCAGGCTATTGAGAAACTGAACAATCTCTCTATATCCATTCACTGCTGGCAGGCAGACGATGTGTCGGGATTTGAAAATCCTGACGGAGAGTTGACAGGTGGCATCCAGGCTACCGGTAACTATCCCGGAAAAGCCAGGACCATAGAGGAACTACGGAGTGATTTCGAGAAAGTGCTCACGCTGATCCCCGGAACACACAGGATAAGCTTGCATGCCATCTATGGCGATTTTGGCGGTGAATTCGTCGATCGTGATCAGATCGAACCAAAACATTTTCAATCATGGATCGACTGGGCGAAGAAAGTCGGCGTAAAACTCGATTTCAACTGTACTCTTTTCTCGCATCCCAAAGGTGAGAGCGGATATATGATCTCTCATTTTGATCCTGAGATCAGGGAGTTCTGGAAAGAGCACCTGCGCCGTTGTCGTCGTATCGCAGCTGAAATCGGACGGCAGCAAGGCGATCCCTGTATTCACAATATCTGGTTTCCCGACGGAGAAAAGGACAAAACCGTTTCACGCTTTGCCCACAGACAACTGATGAAAGAGGCACTCGACGATGTTTTCACCGAAAAGATCAGTACAGATTACCTGAAAGATTGTGTGGAATGTAAATTGTTTGGTATCGGAAGCGAAAGTTATGTAGTGGGATCGCATGAATTTTATATGGGTTATGCGGTAAAAAACAATATGATGCTGACACTGGATGCCGGGCACTTCCATCCGACCGAATCAATAGCCGATAAAATCTCTTCGATGCTCCTTTTTGTTCCTGAACTTAATCTGCATGTAAGTCGTCCGGAACGTTGGGATAGTGATCACGTAGTGATCTTAAGCGACGAGTTATTGGCTTTAACTCAGGAGATTGTTCGTTCCGGTCATGCCGATCGTGTACATGTCGGGCTCGATTATTTTGATGCATCTATCAATCGCCTGGGAGCTTATATAGTGGGAATCCGCGCTACACAGAAAGCGATGTTGCAAGCGCTGCTCGAGCCGACCCGACAATTAAGGGAATTTGAACTGCAGGATAAAAATTTCCAACGGCTGGCTTATCTGGAAGAATTGAAATCAATGCCCTGGAACGCGGTATATAATTACTATTGCCAGCAGCAGAACGTACCTGTGGGCGATGCTTATATACAGGATGTTCAGGAGTATGAAGATCAGGTAACCTCTAAACGAGTCTAA
- the rhaT gene encoding L-rhamnose/proton symporter RhaT, translating to MNTILGLIIIAVGSMGQSSSYVPINKIKEWSWENFWLMQGIFAWLLFPLLGAFMASTPSELIAIYTTNAAASWKAIGYGVLWGVGGLTFGLSMRFLGIALGQSVALGTCAAFGTLIPAMLTGTDLFSPKGLVLLVAVAVTLAGIALVGYAGSLRSKNMSEEERKKAIKDFALKKGLLIALFAGVMSACFSLGLSAGIPVKEAAIAAGAKELFAQNPVTLLVTLGGFVTNLVYCLYMNRKNKTSSEIKRSSKAVLVNNLLFCALAGLLWYSQFFGLGMGQSFFEPGSVMMAFSWSILMSLNVVFSNVWGIILKEWKGAGKKAVIFLVIGMAVLIFSLVIPNLF from the coding sequence ATGAATACAATTCTGGGTTTAATTATTATTGCTGTGGGAAGTATGGGCCAATCAAGCTCATACGTCCCCATCAATAAGATAAAAGAGTGGTCATGGGAAAACTTCTGGCTGATGCAGGGAATTTTCGCATGGCTGCTCTTTCCTCTTCTGGGGGCATTCATGGCCAGTACGCCATCGGAATTGATCGCAATATATACTACCAATGCAGCTGCCTCATGGAAAGCTATTGGATACGGGGTACTTTGGGGAGTCGGGGGATTGACTTTCGGATTGAGTATGCGTTTTCTGGGTATCGCACTCGGACAATCAGTGGCGCTGGGAACCTGTGCTGCTTTCGGGACACTTATCCCCGCAATGCTTACCGGTACGGATCTTTTTTCTCCGAAAGGATTGGTTTTGTTGGTGGCTGTTGCCGTTACACTGGCAGGCATTGCATTAGTAGGGTATGCCGGTAGCCTCCGTTCAAAAAATATGTCCGAAGAGGAGAGGAAAAAAGCGATCAAAGATTTTGCCCTGAAAAAGGGACTTCTTATCGCGTTGTTTGCAGGTGTAATGAGTGCCTGTTTCAGTCTGGGATTAAGCGCCGGGATACCGGTAAAAGAAGCGGCCATTGCTGCCGGAGCAAAGGAGTTGTTTGCACAGAATCCGGTCACACTATTGGTCACCCTTGGCGGATTTGTCACCAATCTCGTTTATTGTCTCTATATGAACCGGAAAAATAAAACGAGCAGTGAAATAAAACGCTCCTCAAAAGCCGTTTTGGTAAATAATCTTCTGTTTTGTGCACTGGCAGGGCTTCTCTGGTATTCTCAATTTTTCGGGTTGGGTATGGGACAAAGTTTTTTTGAACCCGGCAGTGTGATGATGGCTTTTTCATGGAGCATACTGATGTCTCTAAACGTGGTTTTCAGCAACGTATGGGGCATTATCCTCAAAGAGTGGAAAGGTGCAGGAAAAAAGGCCGTCATTTTCCTGGTTATCGGGATGGCAGTTTTGATATTTTCTTTGGTAATACCCAATCTGTTTTAA